Proteins encoded together in one Mus caroli chromosome 4, CAROLI_EIJ_v1.1, whole genome shotgun sequence window:
- the Rps20 gene encoding 40S ribosomal protein S20, with protein sequence MAFKDTGKTPVEPEVAIHRIRITLTSRNVKSLEKVCADLIRGAKEKNLKVKGPVRMPTKTLRITTRKTPCGEGSKTWDRFQMRIHKRLIDLHSPSEIVKQITSISIEPGVEVEVTIADA encoded by the exons ATG GCATTTAAAGATACCGGAAAGACGCCCGTGGAGCCCGAAGTGGCGATTCACCGAATTCGAATCACGCTCACCAGCCGCAACGTGAAGTCGCTGGAGAAGG TTTGTGCGGACTTGATCAGAGGCGCCAAGGAAAAGAATCTGAAAGTGAAAGGACCGGTGCGCATGCCTACCAAG ACTTTGAGAATCACTACCAGAAAAACACCTTGTGGTGAAGGTTCCAAGACCTGGGATCGATTCCAGATGAGGATCCACAAGCGACTCATTGATTTACATAGTCCTTCTGAGATTGTTAAGCAGATTACTTCCATCAGTATTGAGCCGGGAGTTGAGGTTGAAGTCACCATTGCAGATGCCTAA